One window of the Alphaproteobacteria bacterium genome contains the following:
- the carA gene encoding glutamine-hydrolyzing carbamoyl-phosphate synthase small subunit: MATLPDHTARAALHRAPAVLVLADGTVFRGTGLGAVGRSVGEICFNTAMTGYQEVMTDPSYAGQIITFTFPHIGNVGANDEDNETATPVARGVVVRAAVTDPSNQRALRHLDTWLKGQNLVGISGVDTRRLTRLIRDGGPQTGVISHEPDRETSAATLLDEARAWPGLEGMDLAKEVSCTQHYTWSQTTWRLGDGYGQLDAPKRKVVAVDFGAKHNILRCLAAAGCEVVVVPATATADDVMRHAPDGVFLSNGPGDPAATGVYAVPMIQGVIEAGIPLFGICLGHQLLALALGARTFKMHMGHRGANHPVKDLATGKVEITSQNHGFVVDAETLPAGITATHVSLFDNTLEGLKVEGKPVFSVQYHPEASPGPEDSHYLFDRFVKMMKR, encoded by the coding sequence ATGGCGACATTGCCAGATCACACCGCCCGGGCCGCCTTGCATCGCGCCCCGGCTGTATTGGTTCTGGCCGACGGCACAGTTTTTCGCGGGACCGGTTTGGGCGCCGTGGGCCGCAGCGTCGGGGAGATCTGTTTCAACACCGCGATGACCGGCTACCAGGAGGTCATGACCGACCCGTCCTACGCCGGCCAGATCATCACCTTCACCTTTCCACATATCGGCAATGTCGGTGCCAACGACGAAGACAACGAAACCGCCACGCCGGTCGCGCGCGGCGTCGTCGTCCGAGCCGCCGTCACCGACCCGTCCAATCAGCGCGCGCTGCGCCACCTCGATACTTGGCTCAAGGGCCAAAATTTGGTCGGCATTTCGGGCGTGGATACCCGGCGGCTCACTCGGCTGATCCGCGACGGCGGCCCCCAGACCGGCGTCATCAGCCACGAACCCGACCGGGAAACGAGCGCGGCGACGCTGCTGGACGAAGCCCGCGCCTGGCCCGGTCTCGAAGGGATGGATCTCGCCAAGGAAGTGAGCTGCACCCAGCACTACACGTGGTCGCAGACCACCTGGCGTTTGGGCGACGGCTACGGACAACTCGACGCGCCGAAGCGCAAGGTTGTCGCCGTGGACTTCGGGGCCAAACACAACATTCTCCGCTGCCTCGCCGCGGCCGGTTGCGAGGTTGTCGTCGTCCCCGCAACCGCGACCGCCGATGACGTTATGCGCCATGCGCCCGACGGGGTTTTTCTCTCGAACGGTCCCGGCGATCCGGCGGCGACCGGGGTTTACGCGGTGCCGATGATCCAAGGGGTTATCGAGGCAGGCATCCCGCTGTTCGGGATTTGCCTGGGCCATCAACTGCTGGCGTTGGCGCTGGGCGCGCGCACCTTCAAAATGCATATGGGGCATCGCGGCGCCAACCATCCGGTCAAGGATCTCGCCACCGGCAAGGTCGAGATCACCAGTCAGAACCACGGCTTCGTCGTCGACGCCGAGACCCTGCCCGCGGGCATCACCGCAACGCATGTCTCATTGTTCGACAACACGCTGGAAGGCCTCAAGGTCGAGGGCAAACCGGTGTTCTCTGTGCAGTACCACCCCGAAGCCTCGCCCGGACCGGAGGACAGTCACTATCTGTTCGATCGGTTCGTCAAAATGATGAAGCGCT
- a CDS encoding GatB/YqeY domain-containing protein — MLREDLSEALKKAQKARDVRRVSTLRLILAALKDRDIAARGEGRGEGLADEEILAMLQTMIRQRRESIKFYEQGGRLELAEQEQQEIDIIEEYLPRQLSEAEIAEAVGAAMDEIGATALKDMGRIMAALRERYTGQMDFGRASQIAKQRLT, encoded by the coding sequence ATGCTTCGCGAAGATCTGAGCGAGGCCCTCAAAAAGGCCCAGAAAGCGCGAGACGTCAGACGGGTCTCGACGCTGCGTCTAATATTGGCTGCGCTGAAAGACCGCGATATTGCGGCGCGCGGCGAAGGCCGGGGCGAGGGACTCGCCGACGAAGAGATTCTCGCCATGCTGCAAACGATGATTCGACAGCGGCGCGAGTCCATCAAGTTCTATGAGCAGGGCGGTCGCCTCGAATTGGCCGAACAAGAGCAGCAAGAAATCGACATCATCGAAGAGTACCTGCCGCGCCAATTGAGCGAGGCGGAGATTGCCGAGGCCGTCGGGGCGGCAATGGACGAAATCGGGGCCACGGCCCTCAAAGACATGGGCCGGATTATGGCGGCTCTGCGCGAACGCTATACTGGTCAGATGGATTTCGGACGCGCGAGCCAGATTGCCAAGCAGCGTTTGACGTGA
- the dnaG gene encoding DNA primase, translating to MAFPPAFLDELKSRLVLSDVVGRRVKLRKGPRGEFTGLCPFHNEKSPSFTVSDDKGFYHCFGCGQNGSVFDFVMTTENLQFPEAVEQLASVAGMEVPRQSAAAAEAARRSATLHDVLDRAATWFTDQLRASQGSGARNYLKTRGVSPEAAASFRLGLAPNARTQLKDALLARDITEAQLLETGLIVKPEDGGASFDRFRDRLMFPILDSRGRVIAFGGRALGDARAKYLNSPETALFHKGRTLYGLFQARQPIRAAETAIVTEGYMDVIALVDGGFSHAVAPLGTALTEEQIGLLWRFAPEPVICLDGDAAGRRAALAAAERALPLLKPGLSLRFAQLPEGEDPDSLIRGRGAAAMRQVLDAAVPMNELLWWKERRAQPVDSPEREAGLRARLEALCREIRDPDIRDAYQRLFRARMDDEFGGPRGRQGGGRPSRDWGAKIPRPGGFRRGSSPLLRQTSLARGEESSAREEFIVGVPLVAPAVLESGEEAFASVHLANSGLDRLRSAILQASATVAGLDSETLHDQLAKQGFGEIATRLTAAVVRVSPNLRADTALEETEHAWREAMALHGRASLQREIESAWLEFAEDSSDEKRDRVASLQEELGGTQGVRTRGNLLNPA from the coding sequence ATGGCATTCCCGCCCGCCTTCCTTGACGAGCTCAAGTCCCGCCTCGTCCTGAGCGATGTTGTCGGTCGCCGGGTGAAGCTTCGCAAAGGGCCCCGCGGCGAGTTCACCGGCCTTTGTCCGTTCCATAACGAGAAATCGCCGTCGTTCACTGTGAGTGACGATAAAGGTTTTTATCATTGCTTCGGCTGCGGTCAGAACGGGTCGGTGTTCGACTTCGTCATGACCACCGAAAATTTGCAGTTTCCCGAGGCCGTCGAGCAACTTGCCTCGGTTGCCGGGATGGAAGTCCCCCGTCAATCCGCCGCCGCCGCGGAAGCCGCACGGCGCTCGGCAACGCTCCACGACGTACTCGACCGGGCCGCGACGTGGTTCACCGACCAGCTCCGGGCATCCCAGGGCAGCGGCGCCCGCAATTACCTCAAGACCCGTGGCGTTAGTCCGGAAGCGGCGGCGTCTTTCAGGTTGGGCCTGGCCCCGAATGCACGCACCCAACTGAAGGATGCGCTGCTGGCGCGCGATATCACCGAGGCGCAGCTCCTTGAAACCGGTCTGATCGTCAAGCCAGAGGACGGCGGCGCGTCGTTCGACCGTTTTCGCGACCGGCTGATGTTCCCGATCCTCGATTCGCGGGGGCGCGTGATTGCGTTTGGCGGCCGGGCGTTGGGCGACGCCCGCGCCAAATACTTGAACTCCCCCGAGACGGCGTTGTTCCATAAGGGCCGCACTCTCTATGGCCTTTTCCAGGCCCGCCAACCGATTCGCGCGGCCGAGACGGCGATCGTGACCGAGGGCTACATGGATGTCATTGCCCTGGTCGATGGCGGCTTTAGCCACGCGGTGGCCCCGCTGGGCACGGCGTTGACCGAGGAACAGATCGGTCTTCTGTGGCGCTTCGCCCCCGAACCCGTGATTTGTCTCGATGGGGACGCCGCCGGCCGGCGTGCGGCGCTGGCCGCCGCCGAGCGCGCGCTGCCGCTGCTCAAACCCGGGTTGAGCCTGCGCTTTGCGCAACTGCCCGAGGGCGAGGATCCCGATAGCCTGATCCGCGGCCGTGGTGCTGCGGCGATGCGTCAGGTTCTCGATGCCGCGGTGCCGATGAACGAACTCCTGTGGTGGAAGGAACGCCGCGCCCAGCCCGTCGATTCGCCCGAACGCGAGGCTGGTTTGCGCGCGCGTCTGGAGGCGTTGTGCCGCGAAATCCGCGATCCGGACATCCGTGACGCCTACCAAAGGTTGTTTCGGGCGCGGATGGATGACGAATTCGGCGGCCCCCGGGGGCGCCAGGGCGGCGGTCGGCCCAGCCGCGACTGGGGGGCGAAAATCCCCCGGCCTGGCGGCTTTCGTCGCGGTTCCTCGCCGTTGCTGCGCCAAACGTCGTTGGCGCGCGGCGAAGAATCCAGCGCCCGCGAGGAGTTTATCGTCGGGGTGCCTCTGGTTGCACCGGCGGTCCTCGAAAGCGGCGAAGAGGCGTTTGCCTCGGTTCACCTAGCGAACAGCGGCCTTGACAGGCTCCGCAGCGCGATATTACAAGCCTCGGCTACCGTGGCCGGCCTTGACAGCGAAACCCTTCACGACCAATTGGCGAAGCAAGGGTTCGGTGAAATTGCAACGCGCCTGACTGCTGCGGTGGTGCGGGTGAGTCCAAACCTGCGGGCCGATACTGCGTTGGAGGAAACCGAACACGCTTGGCGTGAGGCGATGGCGCTGCACGGTCGAGCCTCACTACAACGAGAAATCGAATCCGCTTGGCTGGAGTTTGCAGAGGACTCGAGTGACGAAAAGCGGGATCGCGTGGCGTCGCTCCAAGAGGAGCTGGGCGGCACGCAAGGAGTCAGGACGAGGGGCAATCTGCTGAACCCGGCTTAG
- the rpoD gene encoding RNA polymerase sigma factor RpoD yields the protein MATKTAKTAEEEKQTEETSDSPLIDSVNKDVKKLLQKAKERGYVTYDEINEAMPQDQVTSEQIEDTMAMLSEMGVNVVESEDEVEDTPDEKASTSRELTTTTPKEELDRTDDPVRMYLREMGSIELLSRQGEIEIAMRIEAGREEMISGLCESPLTMMAIVQWRDDLKEGRALLRDIIDLDATYGGKPGAAPAAPPGGAPAAPAAATPSAAPAARPANDDDDDEDDEASVPLAAMEEQLLPGVLKKFDEIARTYKKLSKLHDATVEAALSKEELTSAQNRRYDKLTKELVELLEEVHLNNGRIEALVDQLYGLNRRIVNMEKELWAMAEACAVERESFMEQHTGNELDPNWLRRVSRLKQKGWAEFTKEYREQIKPIRAHFAEVSQLVGVDIAEFKRIVHRVQKGERAAARAKKEMVEANLRLVISIAKKYTNRGLQFLDLIQEGNIGLMKAVDKFEYRRGYKFSTYATWWIRQAITRSIADQARTIRIPVHMIETINKLVRTSRQMLHEIGREPTPEELAEKLGMSLDKVRKVLKIAKEPISLETPIGDEEDSHLGDFIEDKNAILPIDSAIQSNLRDTTTRVLASLTPREERVLRMRFGIGMNTDHTLEEVGQQFSVTRERIRQIEAKALRKLKHPSRSRKLRSFLDN from the coding sequence ATGGCTACGAAGACCGCAAAAACCGCCGAAGAAGAAAAGCAGACCGAGGAAACCAGCGACAGTCCGCTGATCGACTCGGTCAATAAAGACGTCAAAAAGCTTCTGCAAAAGGCGAAGGAGCGCGGCTACGTCACCTACGACGAAATCAACGAAGCAATGCCCCAAGATCAGGTCACCTCGGAACAGATCGAGGACACCATGGCCATGTTGTCTGAGATGGGTGTCAATGTCGTCGAAAGCGAAGACGAGGTCGAAGACACGCCGGACGAGAAAGCCTCGACCAGTCGCGAGCTGACGACCACGACCCCCAAGGAAGAACTCGACCGAACCGACGATCCGGTGCGCATGTACCTGCGCGAAATGGGCTCGATCGAATTGCTCTCGCGCCAAGGCGAGATCGAAATCGCGATGCGGATCGAAGCGGGCCGCGAGGAGATGATCTCCGGCCTGTGCGAAAGCCCGCTGACGATGATGGCGATCGTCCAGTGGCGCGACGATCTCAAAGAGGGCCGCGCCCTGCTGCGCGACATTATCGATCTCGACGCAACCTATGGCGGCAAACCTGGGGCCGCACCGGCCGCCCCCCCTGGCGGCGCCCCCGCAGCGCCGGCCGCTGCAACGCCAAGCGCGGCCCCAGCGGCACGCCCGGCCAACGACGACGATGACGACGAGGACGACGAAGCCTCCGTGCCGCTGGCGGCGATGGAGGAACAGCTTCTGCCGGGGGTCCTCAAGAAGTTCGACGAGATCGCCCGGACGTACAAGAAACTCTCGAAACTACACGATGCGACCGTCGAAGCGGCGCTAAGCAAAGAAGAGCTCACCTCGGCGCAAAACCGGCGCTACGACAAATTGACCAAAGAGTTGGTCGAGCTACTCGAAGAGGTGCATCTCAACAACGGGCGCATCGAGGCGCTCGTCGACCAGCTCTACGGCCTGAACCGCCGGATCGTGAATATGGAGAAGGAGCTCTGGGCGATGGCCGAAGCGTGCGCCGTCGAACGCGAGTCCTTCATGGAACAGCACACCGGCAACGAACTCGACCCCAATTGGCTGCGCCGGGTCAGCCGCCTCAAGCAAAAGGGCTGGGCCGAGTTCACCAAAGAATACCGCGAGCAAATCAAGCCGATCCGCGCGCACTTCGCCGAGGTGTCGCAGCTTGTCGGTGTCGATATCGCCGAGTTCAAGCGGATCGTCCATCGTGTCCAAAAAGGCGAACGCGCGGCGGCCCGCGCCAAGAAGGAAATGGTCGAGGCCAACCTGCGGCTCGTCATTTCGATTGCTAAAAAATACACCAACCGCGGCTTGCAGTTCCTCGACCTAATCCAAGAGGGCAACATCGGGTTGATGAAGGCAGTCGATAAGTTCGAGTATCGCCGCGGCTACAAGTTTTCGACCTACGCGACGTGGTGGATTCGCCAGGCAATTACCCGCTCGATCGCCGATCAAGCGCGCACCATCCGTATCCCGGTGCACATGATCGAAACGATCAACAAACTTGTCCGCACCTCGCGCCAGATGCTGCATGAGATCGGCCGCGAGCCCACGCCCGAAGAGCTGGCAGAAAAGCTCGGCATGTCGCTCGATAAAGTGCGCAAGGTTCTCAAGATCGCCAAAGAGCCGATCTCGCTCGAAACCCCGATCGGCGACGAAGAGGATTCCCACCTCGGCGATTTCATCGAGGACAAGAATGCGATCCTCCCGATCGACTCGGCGATCCAGTCCAACCTGCGCGACACCACGACGCGGGTATTGGCGTCGCTGACGCCGCGCGAGGAGCGGGTTCTGCGCATGCGCTTTGGCATCGGCATGAATACCGACCACACCCTCGAAGAGGTCGGCCAGCAGTTCTCGGTCACCCGCGAACGCATCCGCCAAATCGAGGCCAAAGCCCTACGCAAACTGAAACACCCCTCGCGCTCGCGCAAACTGCGGAGTTTTCTCGACAACTAA
- a CDS encoding DUF1344 domain-containing protein, which yields MKAIRPFRIAMAIVVAVVVAGAAPPRVAAEDAEGTVESVDLDRRLLTLVDGETFILAEAVDADVIKVGENVFIVFELDDREQKVALEVLLTVQE from the coding sequence ATGAAGGCCATTCGTCCGTTTCGGATCGCCATGGCGATCGTTGTCGCGGTGGTTGTCGCCGGTGCCGCGCCGCCGCGTGTCGCGGCGGAGGACGCCGAGGGCACGGTCGAATCGGTCGACCTCGACCGGCGCCTTCTTACGCTGGTCGACGGAGAAACCTTCATCTTGGCCGAAGCGGTCGACGCCGATGTGATCAAAGTTGGCGAGAACGTTTTCATCGTTTTCGAACTCGATGACCGCGAGCAGAAGGTCGCCCTGGAAGTGCTCCTGACCGTCCAAGAGTAG
- a CDS encoding circularly permuted type 2 ATP-grasp protein, with translation MPQTRESNIGDDTRASTKTYFDEMRGEDGAVREAYRNLEHWLTTTPRAEFRRRREEAELLFRRLGITFAVYSEEAGNPERLIPFDIIPRVLTAAEWRKLEGGLIQRVRALNMFLNDIYHGQEIIKAGRIPEHFILKNDQYRPEMQGLNPPGGVYAHISGVDVVRVDPDDFYVLEDNLRSPSGVSYMIENRTVMMRLFPDLFAQNKIAPVDHYADALLDTLRSVAPAWTNDPTIAVLTPGQYNSAFFEHAFLAEQMGVELVEGQDLFVSDGFVFMRTPQGPQRVDVIYRRIDDDFIDPLAFNPDSMLGIPGLLSVYAQGNVSLANAIGTGVADDKAMYVYVPEMIRFYLDEEPILKNVPTWQCREPDALAYVLDHLPELVVKEVAGSGGYGMLVGPTSTKAQREAFRIRLIANAENYVAQPTLSLSTCPTFVRQGVAPRHVDLRPYVLSGRDVRVVPGGLTRVALKEGSLVVNSSQGGGTKDTWVLRD, from the coding sequence ATGCCGCAAACGCGCGAATCCAACATTGGGGATGACACGCGCGCTTCGACAAAGACCTACTTTGACGAAATGCGCGGTGAGGACGGAGCCGTACGCGAGGCGTATCGCAACCTTGAGCATTGGTTGACGACGACGCCGCGGGCGGAGTTTCGGCGCCGCCGCGAGGAGGCCGAGCTTCTGTTCCGCCGCTTGGGGATTACCTTCGCCGTCTATTCCGAAGAGGCGGGCAATCCTGAACGGCTCATTCCCTTCGATATTATTCCGCGGGTTCTCACCGCGGCGGAATGGCGCAAGCTCGAAGGCGGGCTGATCCAGCGTGTCCGTGCCCTCAATATGTTCCTGAACGACATCTACCACGGGCAGGAAATCATCAAGGCCGGTCGCATCCCTGAGCATTTCATCCTCAAGAACGATCAGTACCGGCCGGAGATGCAGGGCCTGAATCCGCCGGGGGGTGTCTACGCCCATATCTCCGGCGTCGATGTCGTGCGGGTCGATCCAGACGATTTCTACGTGCTTGAAGACAACCTGCGTTCTCCGTCCGGCGTTTCCTACATGATCGAGAATCGCACCGTCATGATGCGACTGTTTCCCGATCTATTCGCCCAAAACAAGATTGCGCCGGTCGATCACTATGCCGACGCCCTGCTGGATACGTTGCGCTCGGTCGCGCCCGCGTGGACGAACGACCCAACCATCGCCGTGCTAACGCCGGGCCAGTACAATTCGGCCTTTTTCGAACATGCGTTCCTCGCCGAACAAATGGGCGTAGAGCTTGTCGAAGGGCAGGATCTTTTCGTGTCCGACGGCTTCGTGTTCATGCGCACCCCGCAGGGCCCCCAGCGGGTCGATGTCATCTACCGCCGCATCGACGACGACTTCATCGATCCTCTCGCCTTTAACCCCGATTCGATGTTGGGTATACCGGGCCTGTTGTCGGTGTATGCGCAAGGGAACGTTTCGCTTGCGAACGCGATCGGTACCGGCGTTGCCGACGACAAGGCAATGTACGTTTATGTCCCCGAAATGATTCGGTTCTACCTGGACGAAGAGCCGATCCTCAAAAACGTACCGACGTGGCAATGCCGTGAACCGGACGCGCTCGCCTATGTGCTGGATCACTTGCCGGAACTCGTCGTCAAGGAAGTTGCGGGATCGGGCGGCTACGGCATGTTGGTGGGGCCGACGTCAACCAAGGCCCAGCGCGAAGCGTTTCGCATTCGCTTGATCGCCAACGCCGAGAATTACGTGGCCCAACCGACGCTATCCTTGTCGACCTGTCCGACCTTTGTGCGCCAAGGCGTCGCGCCGCGGCACGTCGACCTACGCCCCTACGTGCTGTCGGGCCGCGATGTGCGTGTCGTCCCCGGCGGTCTGACGCGGGTGGCGCTCAAGGAAGGTTCGCTGGTCGTCAACTCCAGTCAGGGCGGGGGCACCAAAGACACCTGGGTTTTGCGGGACTAG